CAGCGAGGCCGCGTCGGGCTCGCGGGTCATCACGCTGGGGATGCCGTCGTGGATGCCGAACAGGACGTAGGACGACCCGCCGACGTGGAAGAGCGGCATCGCCACCATCGACTTGTCGCCGGGCTCGAACCCCCAGCCGTCGTGTCCGTTGATCGTGTGCCGGACCATGTTGCGGTGCGTGAGCATCACGCCCTTGGGCCGCCCGGTCGTGCCGGAGGAGTACATGACCAGGCACACGTCGTCCTCGAGCACGTCGGGCCCGTCGTCGCACGGCGTGGACGAGGCGAGGAACTGCTCGTACTCGTCGTCCTCGCCGCCCTCGGGGGTGACCTCGATGATCTTCTGCACGTTGGGCAGCCGGTCGCGGATCGCCGCGATCGTCGGCATCAGCTCGCGGCCGACGAAGAGCACCTTCGCGCCGGAGTCGTTGACGGCGTAGTCGATCTCGTCGCCGGCCGAGCGCCAGTTGATGATCGCGTTGGCCGCGCCGATCGATCCCGCGGCGAGGCTGATCTCCACGCAGGCCGGGTGGTTCTTGTCGAGGAAGGACACGACGTCGCCGCGCGCGATGCCGAGGTCGCGCAGTCCGCCGGCCGCGCGGTGCACGCGGTCGTGCCACTCCTTCCAGGTCCAGGTGCGGCCGAGGTAGGTCATCGCCTCGGCGTCCGGCGTGGCCTCGGCCCAGTAGTTGAGCCGGTCCTCGACGTAGGTCGGCTCGGGCGGCGTTGCGGGCGGCCAGGCCTTGGTCGGTGCGGTGGTGGACTCCGTCGTCGCGCTCACCTCGCAGATTGTGTCCCAGGTCACAAACCGGCACAACCAGCCGCGCCCCGACACGCCATCCTCCGTTCACCTGCATCGACGAGGATCGAGAGGTGAACCCCCTGCTCCGCGGCGCCGAGGCACCCGCGCCGCGCACGCTCGTCGAGGCCTTCCGGCGCACCGCGGCCGCCCACCCCGACGCGATGGCGCTCGACAGCGGCAACGACACCGTCACCTACGCCGAGTTCGCGGAGGCCGCCGAGGTCGTCGCCCTCGAGCTCGCGGAGCTCGGGATCGGACCGGGGGACAAGGTCGGCGTCCGGCTGCCGTCGGGCACGACCGACCTGTACGTCGCCATCATGGGCGTCCTGTTCGCCGGCGCGGCCTACGTCCCGGTCGACGCCGACGACCCCGAGGAGCGCGCCCGCCTGGTGTTCGGCGAGGCGCAGGTCGCCGCGCTGATCGGCGCGGGCCTGGTCATCGAGTCCCGCCGCGAGGCGGCAGCGCGGGCCCGGCGCGACCCCACGCCGGAGGACGACGCCTGGGTGATCTTCACGTCCGGCTCGACCGGCACCCCCAAGGGCGTCGCGGTCACCCACCGCAACGCCGCGGCCTTCGTCGACGCCGAGTCGCTGATGTTCCTGCAGGACGACCCGGTCGGCCCGGCCGACCGCGTGATGGCCGGCCTCAGCGTCGCGTTCGACGCGAGCTGCGAGGAGATGTGGCTGGCCTGGCGGTACGGCGCCTGCCTGGTCCCCGCGCCCCGCGCGCTGGTGCGCAGCGGCGTCGACGTCGGCCCGTGGCTGACCGCCAACGACATCACCGTCGTCTCCACGGTCCCGACCCTGGTCAGCCTGTGGCCCGACGACGCGCTCGAGCGGGTCCGGCTGCTGATCCTCGGCGGCGAGGCGCTCCCACCCGAGCTGGCCGCTCGCCTGGTCAGGCCCGGTCGCGAGGTGTGGAACACCTACGGCCCCACCGAGGCGACCGTCGTCGCGTGCGGCGCCCTCGTCGACGCCGAGGGGCCGGTGCGGATCGGCCTCCCGCTGGCGGGCTGGGACCTGGTCGTGGTCGACCCGGCGAGCGGCGAGCCCGTCGGGGAGGGCGAGCGCGGCGAGCTGATCATCGGGGGCGTCGGCCTGGCGCGCTACCTCGATTCCGCCAAGGACGCCGAGAAGTACGCGCCCATGCCGACGCTCGGCTGGGAGCGCGCGTACCGCAGCGGCGACATCGTCGTCAACGACCCCGCCGGCCTGCTCTTCGCCGGCCGCGCCGACGACCAGGTCAAGGTCGGCGGGCGCCGGATCGAGCTCGGCGAGATCGACTCCGCGCTGCTCGCGCTGCCCGGGGTGAGCGCGGCCGCGGCCGCCGTGCGCCGCACCAGCACGGGCAACCAGCTCCTCGTCGGCTACGTCACGACCACCGCGGAGTACGACGCTGCTGCGGCCACCGCCCACCTGCGGGCCACGATGCCGGCCGCGCTCGTTCCCCGGCTCGCCGTGGTCGACGACATCCCGACCCGCACCTCCGGCAAGGTCGACCGTGACGCGCTGCCGTGGCCGCTGGCCGCCGCCGACCCCGCGGACGCCGGCCTGCACGGCACCGCGGCCCGGATCGCCGAGGTCTGGCAGAAGGTGATCGGTGCCGCGCCCGACGGCCCGGGGTCCGACTTCTTCGACCTCGGCGGCGGCAGCCTGACCGCCGCGCAGGTGGTCACCCTGCTCCGCGCCGACCACGCCGAGCTGACCGTCGCCGACCTCTACGAGAACCCCACCGTCGACGGCCTGGCCGCGTTCCTCGACTCCCTGGAGCCGAGCGCACTGGCCGAGCAGAGCCGCAAGGTGAAGCCGATCCCGCGCAAGACCCAGGTCGGCCAGGTGCTCGCGGTCCCGTTGCTGCGCGCCCTGGCGGCGCCGCGCTGGATCGCCGGGATCCTCACCCTCGCGCGGCTGGGCCACGACGTCCTCGACGTCGCCTGGCTGCCCGTCGTGCCGTGGTGGGCGCTCGCCCTGCTGCTCGTCGTCCTGGTCAGCCCGCCGGGACGGATGTTCGTGGCCGCCAAGCTCGCCCAGGCGGTGCTCGCGGGGGTGAAGCCGGGGGCGTACCCGCGTGGCGGCAAGGTGCACCTGCGGATCTGGACCGCCGAGCGGCTGGCCGACGAGCTCGGCGCGACCCGGCTCGCCGGGGCGCCGTACATCACCTGGTACGCGCGCCTCCTCGGCGCCAAGGTCGCCCGCGGCGCCGACCTGCACTCGCTGCCGCCCGTCACCGGCCACCTGACCGTCGGCAAGGGCGCCTCGATCGAGCCGGAGGTCGACCTGACCGGGTACTGGATCGACGGCGACACCCTCCACGTCGGCGGCATCCGGATCGGGCGCCAGGCCCGGGTCGGCACCCGGTCCATGCTCTGCCCGGGCGCGGTGGTCGGGGACGGTGCCGAGGTGGCGCCGGGCTCGGCGGTCTTCGGCGAGGTGCCGACCGGGGAGTTCTGGTCCGGGGCACCGGCGGTCCGGATGAGCTCGGTCGCCCGTGGCCCGTGGGCCGAGCGCCCGCCCGCGTCCCGCCGTTCGCTGCGCACCTGGGCGGCGGCGTACGGCGTCGTCGCCGGCCTGCTGTCGTGCCTGCCCGCCGTCGCGGTGCTCGTCGTGGCCGTCCCGGTCCTGCTGCTCGCCGACATCGGCGGCACGACCAGCGCCGGGGACGCGGCCGCCGCGCTCGCGCCGTGGTTGCTGCCCGCCGTGCTCGCCGGCTTCGTGGTCCTGGCCGCCCTCGTCCTCGGCGCCGTGCGGCTCCTCGCCCTCGGCGTGAAGGCCGGGGCGCACCCGCTGCAGAGCCGACCGGCGCTGTGCGTGTGGTCGACGATCCGGGTGCTCGACGAGGCCCGGACCTGGCTGTTCCCGCTCTACAGCTCGCAGCTCACGCCCGGCTGGCTGCGACTGCTCGGCGCGAGGATCGGCAAGGACGTCGAGGCCTCGACCGCGCTGATGATCCCGTCGCTGGTGAGCGTCAGCGACCAGGCCTTCCTCGCCGACGACACGCTGATCGGCGGCTACGAGCTCGGCGGCGGCTGGCTGCGCGCGGAGCGGGTCAAGGTCGGCAAGCGCGCCTTCGTCGGCAACTCCGCGATGGCCGCGCCCGGCCGCAAGGTGCCGAAGCGGTCGCTGGTCGCGGTGCTCTCGGCGGCCCCGGCCCGCGGCACGGTCAAGGCCGGCGAGTCCTGGCTCGGCAGCCCGCCCGCACCCCTGCGCCGTGCCGCCCAGGGATCCGCCGACGAGCGCACCTACGCCCCACCGACCCGGCTCAAGGCCGCCCGTGCCTGCTGGGAGGTCGCCCGGCTGCTGCCCGTCACGCTCGCGGTGTCGCTGCACGTCGCCGTCGTCCTCGCGACCCTCGCGGTGTGGGACCGGTGGGGTGCGCTCGCCGGACTGCTCGTCGTACCGCTCCTGCTGTGGGCGGCCGGCCTCGTCGCCGGCGTGGTCGCGGTGCTCGCCAAGTGGCTGCTCGTCGGCCGGGTCCGCGCCGGGTCGCACCCGCTGTGGAGCTCGTTCGTGTGGCGCAACGAGCTCGCCGACACCTTCGTCGAGGTCGTCGCGACGCCGTGGTTCGCCGGCCTCGCGACGGGCTCGCCGCTGATCGCGGTGTGGTTCAGGGCGTTGGGCGCGAAGGTCGGCCGCGGCGTGTGGTGCGAGTCGTACTGGTTGCCCGAACCCGACCTCGTCGACCTCGGCGATGGCGCGACCGTCAACCAGGGCAGCGTCGTGCAGACCCACCTGTTCCACGACCGGCTGCTCGCCACCGACACCGTCCGGCTGCACCGCGGTGCCACGCTCGGGCCCAACTCGGTGGTGCTGCCTGCGGCGTCGTTGGGCAAGCACGCTACGGTCGGCCCGGTGTCGTTGGTGATGAGGGGGGAGTCGGTGCCGGACAAGACGCGCTGGATCGGCAACCCCATCGGTCCGTGGGCCGAGTGAGATGCCGCACCTGCCCACCGCAGACCCGTACCTGCCCGGCCACGGCGACCCGTCGTACGCCGTGCGGCACTACGACCTCGACCTCGCCTACGTCCCCGACGGCAACCGCCTGACCGGTACGGCGGTCCTCGACCTGGTCGTTCGCGAGCAGACCGCACGCCTGGTCCTCGACCTCGCACACCTGCGGGTGTCGAAGCTGCGGATGGAGGGCGCCCGGGTCAAGAAGTGGTCGGCGCGCGGCCACCGGCTCGTCCTGCAGCTCGACCGCCCGGTCGACGCCGGCACGGAGCTGACGCTGACGGTCGTGTATGGCGGATCGCCGAGGCCCGTCATCGACAAGCACCAGGGTGACGCCGGTTGGGAGGAGCTCGAGGACGGCGTGATCGTCGCGGCCCAGCCGCACGGCGCGCCCACGTGGTTCCCGTGCAACGACCGGCCCGACGACAAGGCGACCTACCGGATCGCCCTCGCCGCGCCCGCCGGCTACACCGTGGTCGCCAACGGCACCCTCGCCGCGCACCAGCGCCGTGCCAGCGGCGAGAGCTGGACCTGGGTGATGGACCGGCCGATGGCGACCTACCTCGCGACCGTCCAGATCGGCCGTTACACCACGACCGAGCACGACGCCCGCACCCGCACCATCGGGCCTCCCGATGCCGACCTGGTCGACTCCTTCGACCAGCAGCCCGCGATGCTCGCCTTCTTCGAGCGCGTCTTCGGGCCCTACCCCTTCGACGCGTACGCCGCCGTGATCACCGACGACGACCTCGAGATCCCCCTCGAGAGCCAGAGCCTGTCGACCTTCGGCCGCAACTTCTGCTCCTCCGACTGGTCCCAGGTCCGGCTGATCGCCCACGAGCTCGCCCACCAGTGGTACGGCAACGCCGTCA
This genomic interval from Nocardioides kongjuensis contains the following:
- a CDS encoding Pls/PosA family non-ribosomal peptide synthetase, which gives rise to MNPLLRGAEAPAPRTLVEAFRRTAAAHPDAMALDSGNDTVTYAEFAEAAEVVALELAELGIGPGDKVGVRLPSGTTDLYVAIMGVLFAGAAYVPVDADDPEERARLVFGEAQVAALIGAGLVIESRREAAARARRDPTPEDDAWVIFTSGSTGTPKGVAVTHRNAAAFVDAESLMFLQDDPVGPADRVMAGLSVAFDASCEEMWLAWRYGACLVPAPRALVRSGVDVGPWLTANDITVVSTVPTLVSLWPDDALERVRLLILGGEALPPELAARLVRPGREVWNTYGPTEATVVACGALVDAEGPVRIGLPLAGWDLVVVDPASGEPVGEGERGELIIGGVGLARYLDSAKDAEKYAPMPTLGWERAYRSGDIVVNDPAGLLFAGRADDQVKVGGRRIELGEIDSALLALPGVSAAAAAVRRTSTGNQLLVGYVTTTAEYDAAAATAHLRATMPAALVPRLAVVDDIPTRTSGKVDRDALPWPLAAADPADAGLHGTAARIAEVWQKVIGAAPDGPGSDFFDLGGGSLTAAQVVTLLRADHAELTVADLYENPTVDGLAAFLDSLEPSALAEQSRKVKPIPRKTQVGQVLAVPLLRALAAPRWIAGILTLARLGHDVLDVAWLPVVPWWALALLLVVLVSPPGRMFVAAKLAQAVLAGVKPGAYPRGGKVHLRIWTAERLADELGATRLAGAPYITWYARLLGAKVARGADLHSLPPVTGHLTVGKGASIEPEVDLTGYWIDGDTLHVGGIRIGRQARVGTRSMLCPGAVVGDGAEVAPGSAVFGEVPTGEFWSGAPAVRMSSVARGPWAERPPASRRSLRTWAAAYGVVAGLLSCLPAVAVLVVAVPVLLLADIGGTTSAGDAAAALAPWLLPAVLAGFVVLAALVLGAVRLLALGVKAGAHPLQSRPALCVWSTIRVLDEARTWLFPLYSSQLTPGWLRLLGARIGKDVEASTALMIPSLVSVSDQAFLADDTLIGGYELGGGWLRAERVKVGKRAFVGNSAMAAPGRKVPKRSLVAVLSAAPARGTVKAGESWLGSPPAPLRRAAQGSADERTYAPPTRLKAARACWEVARLLPVTLAVSLHVAVVLATLAVWDRWGALAGLLVVPLLLWAAGLVAGVVAVLAKWLLVGRVRAGSHPLWSSFVWRNELADTFVEVVATPWFAGLATGSPLIAVWFRALGAKVGRGVWCESYWLPEPDLVDLGDGATVNQGSVVQTHLFHDRLLATDTVRLHRGATLGPNSVVLPAASLGKHATVGPVSLVMRGESVPDKTRWIGNPIGPWAE
- a CDS encoding M1 family metallopeptidase; this encodes MPHLPTADPYLPGHGDPSYAVRHYDLDLAYVPDGNRLTGTAVLDLVVREQTARLVLDLAHLRVSKLRMEGARVKKWSARGHRLVLQLDRPVDAGTELTLTVVYGGSPRPVIDKHQGDAGWEELEDGVIVAAQPHGAPTWFPCNDRPDDKATYRIALAAPAGYTVVANGTLAAHQRRASGESWTWVMDRPMATYLATVQIGRYTTTEHDARTRTIGPPDADLVDSFDQQPAMLAFFERVFGPYPFDAYAAVITDDDLEIPLESQSLSTFGRNFCSSDWSQVRLIAHELAHQWYGNAVTLRRWQDIWLHEGFACYAEWLWSEESGGPRTCDEWARHHHERLVDLPQDLLLADPGPELMFDDRVYKRGALTLHALRVAVGDDAFFAVLRDWASSRAGESVTTEDFLELASAHTGADVAALLRPWLYDVALPPYPRG